A stretch of the Muntiacus reevesi chromosome 8, mMunRee1.1, whole genome shotgun sequence genome encodes the following:
- the DBR1 gene encoding lariat debranching enzyme, producing MRVAVAGCCHGELDKIYETLALAERRGPGPIDLLLCCGDFQAVRNEADLRCMAVPPKYRHMQTFYRYYSGEKKAPVLTIFIGGNHEASNHLQELPYGGWVAPNIYYLGLAGVVKYRGVRIGGISGIFKSHDYRKGHFECPPYNAATIRSIYHVRNIEVYKLKQLKQPMDIFLSHDWPRSIYHYGNKKQLLKTKSFFRQEVENNTLGSPAASELLEHLKPTYWFSAHLHVKFAALMQHQTMDKGQSTKATKFLALDKCLPHRDFLQVIEVEHDPSAPGYLEYDAEWLTILRATNDLINVTERLWNMPENNGLHTRWDYSATKEAINEVLEKLNHDLKVPNNFSITAACYDPSKPQTQMQLVHRINPQTTEFCAQLGITDINVRLQKAKEDQHLCGDYEGQDDVEGNDSGEEPSEYNTDTSALSSINPDEIMLDEEEEYDDSIVSAQSDLNVPSVELSSDQASDFSASFSDIRILPSSMTVSSDNTTGSPVCKEGNSGDPVDLGDGKDLTTVPLKRLSDEHEPEQRKKIKRRNQAIYAAVDDNDTA from the exons ATGCGCGTGGCTGTGGCCGGTTGCTGCCACGGCGAGCTGGACAAGATCTATGAGACCCTGGCGTTGGCGGAGCGGCGCGGCCCGGGGCCGATAGACCTTCTGCTCTGCTGCGGCGATTTCCAGGCAGTGCGCAACGAGGCCGACCTGCGCTGCATGGCCGTGCCGCCCAAGTACCGCCACATGCAAACCTTCTACAG GTATTACTCTGGGGAGAAAAAGGCCCCAGTTCTCACGATTTTCATTGGGGGAAACCATGAAGCCTCAAATCATTTGCAAGAGTTACCCTATGGTGGCTGGGTAGCaccaaacatttattatttag GTTTGGCAGGAGTAGTAAAATACCGAGGAGTAAGGATTGGTGGAATCTCTGGTATCTTTAAGTCTCATGACTATCGAAAAG GTCATTTTGAGTGCCCCCCTTATAATGCAGCTACAATAAGGAGTATATATCATGTGAGAAATATTGAAGTCTACAAATTAAAACAG CTGAAGCAGCCTATGGACATATTCTTATCTCATGATTGGCCAAGAAGTATCTATCATTATGGAAACAAGAAGCAACTTCTTAAGACTAAATCTTTTTTCCGACAAGAAGTGGAAAATAACACACTAGGAAGTCCTGCTGCCTCCGAGCTTTTAGAGCACTTAAAACCTACTTACTGGTTTTCTGCCCATCTCCATGTAAAGTTTGCAGCCTTGATGCAGCACCAG ACCATGGATAAAGGACAATCAACCAAAGCAACCAAATTTCTAGCCCTGGACAAGTGCTTACCACACAGAGACTTTCTTCag GTAATAGAAGTAGAACATGACCCCAGTGCTCCTGGTTACTTGGAATATGATGCTGAATGGCTCACTATTCTCAGGGCTACTAATGATCTTATTAATGTGACTGAACGCCTGTGGAATATGCCTGAAAATAATGGCCTGCATACAAG ATGGGATTACAGTGCAACAAAAGAAGCTATTAATGAAGTACTGGAGAAATTGAATCATGACCTCAAAGTTCCAAATAACTTTAGTATAACAGCTGCTTGTTATGACCCTAGCAAGCCTCAGACACAGATGCAGTTGGTTCATAGGATCAATCCTCAGACGACTGAATTTTGTGCCCAACTTGGCATCACAGACATTAACGTCAGGCTTCAGAAGGCCAAGGAAGACCAGCACTTGTGTGGTGACTATGAAGGGCAGGATGACGTGGAGGGTAATGACTCTGGAGAAGAGCCTAGTGAATATAACACAGACACATCTGCCCTGTCCTCTATTAATCCAGATGAGATCATGTTAGATGAAGAAGAGGAATATGATGATAGTATTGTAAGTGCACAGAGTGACTTGAATGTACCGTCTGTAGAACTGTCTTCTGATCAAGCTTCTGACTTTTCTGCAAGCTTCTCTGACATCAGGATCTTGCCAAGTTCCATGACTGTATCTTCTGACAATACAACAGGTTCCCCTGTGTGCAAGGAGGGGAATTCCggtgaccctgtggacttggGGGATGGAAAGGACTTAACCACGGTGCCATTGAAGAGGCTGAGTGATGAACATGAAcctgaacaaagaaaaaaaatcaagagaaggaATCAAGCCATCTATGCTGCAGTGGATGATAATGATACAGCCTGA